The following proteins are encoded in a genomic region of Tigriopus californicus strain San Diego chromosome 6, Tcal_SD_v2.1, whole genome shotgun sequence:
- the LOC131882186 gene encoding uncharacterized protein LOC131882186: MPDSTPAAIITTTTVAPNEIELPQGILEFFPCNIGTQCSGSERLMGGGPTILDVTECIQFCVRTVANEGLSQVVFEEGNSCLCHLSGTCIISDAPPGEITQVYSKGSDEACP; this comes from the exons ATGCCCGATTCAACACCCGCcgccatcatcaccaccaccaccgttgcaccaaatgaaattgaattgccaCAGggtattttggaatttt TTCCTTGTAACATCGGAACACAATGCTCCGGGTCAGAACGATTGATGGGAGGTGGTCCAACCATTTTGGATGTTACAGAGTGTATTCAGTTTTGCGTACGAACCGTTGCCAATGAAGGTTTGTCCCAAGTTGTGTTTGAGGAAGGCAACTCTTGTTTGTGTCATCTTAGTGGTACATGTATCATATCTGATGCTCCTCCAGGCGAGATAACCCAAGTGTATTCCAAGGGATCGGATGAAGCCTGCCCCTAA